One region of Pongo pygmaeus isolate AG05252 chromosome 21, NHGRI_mPonPyg2-v2.0_pri, whole genome shotgun sequence genomic DNA includes:
- the YTHDF1 gene encoding YTH domain-containing family protein 1 isoform X1, with the protein MSATSVDTQRTKGQDNKVQNGSLHQKDTVHDNDFEPYLTGQSNQSNSYPSMSDPYLSSYYPPSIGFPYSLNEAPWSTAGDPPIPYLTTYGQLSNGDHHFMHDAVFGQPGGLGNNIYQHRFNFFPENPAFSAWGTSGSQGQQTQSSAYGSSYTYPPSSLGGTVVDGQPGFHSDTLSKAPGMNSLEQGMVGLKIGDVSSSAVKTVGSVVSSVALTGVLSGNGGTNVNMPVSKPTSWAAIASKPAKPQPKMKTKSGPIMGGALPPPPIKHNMDIGTWDNKGPVPKAPVPQQAPSPQAAPQPQQVAQPLPAQPPPLAQPQYQSPQQPPQTRWVAPRNRNAAFGQSGGAGSDSNSPGNVQPNSAPSVESHPVLEKLKAAHSYNPKEFDWNLKSGRVFIIKSYSEDDIHRSIKYSIWCSTEHGNKRLDSAFRCMSSKGPVYLLFSVNGSGHFCGVAEMKSPVDYGTSAGVWSQDKWKGKFDVKWIFVKDVPNNQLRHIRLENNDNKPVTNSRDTQEVPLEKAKQVLKIISSYKHTTSIFDDFAHYEKRQEEEEVVRKERQNRNKQ; encoded by the exons ATGTCGGCCACCAGCGTGGACACCCAG AGAACAAAAGGACAAGATAATAAAG TACAAAATGGTTCTTTACATCAGAAGGATACAGTTCATGACAATGACTTTGAGCCCTACCTTACTGGACAGTCAAATCAG AGTAACAGTTACCCCTCAATGAGCGACCCCTACTTGTCCAGCTATTACCCGCCGTCCATTGGATTTCCTTACTCCCTCAATGAGGCTCCATGGTCCACTGCAGGGGACCCTCCGATTCCATACCTCACCACCTACGGACAGCTCAGTAACGGAGACCATCATTTTATGCATGATGCTGTTTTTGGGCAGCCTGGGGGCCTGGGGAACAACATCTATCAGCACAGGTTTAATTTTTTCCCTGAAAACCCTGCGTTCTCAGCATGGGGGACAAGTGGGTCTCAAGGTCAGCAGACCCAGAGCTCTGCATATGGGAGCAGCTACACCTACCCCCCGAGCTCCCTGGGTGGCACGGTGGTTGATGGGCAGCCAGGCTTTCACAGCGACACCCTCAGCAAGGCCCCCGGGATGAACAGCCTAGAGCAGGGCATGGTTGGCCTGAAGATTGGGGACGTCAGCTCCTCTGCTGTCAAGACGGTGGGCTCCGTCGTCAGCAGCGTAGCACTGACTGGTGTCCTTTCTGGCAACGGTGGGACAAATGTGAACATGCCAGTTTCAAAGCCGACCTCGTGGGCTGCCATTGCCAGCAAGCCTGCAAAACCACAgcctaaaatgaaaacaaagagcgGGCCTATCATGGGGGGTGCGCTGCCCCCTCCACCCATAAAGCATAACATGGACATTGGCACCTGGGATAACAAGGGGCCAGTGCCGAAGGCCCCAGTCCCCCAGCAGGCGCCCTCTCCACAGGCTGCCCCACAGCCCCAGCAGGTGGCTCAGCCTCTCCCAGCACAGCCCCCACCTTTGGCTCAACCGCAGTATCAGAGCCCTCAGCAGCCACCCCAGACCCGCTGGGTTGCCCCACGCAACAGAAACGCGGCGTTTGGGCAGAGTGGAGGGGCTGGCAGCGATAGCAACTCTCCTGGAAACGTCCAGCCTAATTCTGCCCCCAGCGTCGAATCCCACCCTGTCCTTGAAAAACTGAAGGCTGCTCACAGCTACAACCCTAAAGAGTTTGACTGGAATCTGAAAAGCGGGCGTGTGTTCATCATCAAGAGCTATTCTGAGGACGACATCCACCGCTCCATTAAGTACTCCATCTGGTGTAGCACAGAGCACGGCAACAAACGCCTGGACAGCGCCTTCCGCTGCATGAGCAGCAAGGGTCCCGTCTACCTGCTCTTCAGCGTCAATGGGAGTGGGCATTTTTGTGGGGTGGCCGAGATGAAGTCCCCCGTGGACTACGGCACCAGTGCTGGGGTCTGGTCTCAGGACAAGTGGAAGGGGAAGTTTGATGTCAAGTGGATTTTTGTTAAGGATGTGCCCAATAACCAGCTCCGGCACATCAGACTGGAGAATAACGACAACAAACCGGTCACAAACTCCCGGGACACCCAGGAGGTGCCcttagaaaaagcaaaacaagtgCTGAAAATTATCAGTTCCTACAAGCACACAACCTCCATCTTCGACGACTTTGCTCACTACGAGAAgcgccaggaggaggaggaggtggtgcgCAAG GAACGGCAGAATAGAAACAAACAATGA
- the YTHDF1 gene encoding YTH domain-containing family protein 1 isoform X2, with protein MSDPYLSSYYPPSIGFPYSLNEAPWSTAGDPPIPYLTTYGQLSNGDHHFMHDAVFGQPGGLGNNIYQHRFNFFPENPAFSAWGTSGSQGQQTQSSAYGSSYTYPPSSLGGTVVDGQPGFHSDTLSKAPGMNSLEQGMVGLKIGDVSSSAVKTVGSVVSSVALTGVLSGNGGTNVNMPVSKPTSWAAIASKPAKPQPKMKTKSGPIMGGALPPPPIKHNMDIGTWDNKGPVPKAPVPQQAPSPQAAPQPQQVAQPLPAQPPPLAQPQYQSPQQPPQTRWVAPRNRNAAFGQSGGAGSDSNSPGNVQPNSAPSVESHPVLEKLKAAHSYNPKEFDWNLKSGRVFIIKSYSEDDIHRSIKYSIWCSTEHGNKRLDSAFRCMSSKGPVYLLFSVNGSGHFCGVAEMKSPVDYGTSAGVWSQDKWKGKFDVKWIFVKDVPNNQLRHIRLENNDNKPVTNSRDTQEVPLEKAKQVLKIISSYKHTTSIFDDFAHYEKRQEEEEVVRKERQNRNKQ; from the exons ATGAGCGACCCCTACTTGTCCAGCTATTACCCGCCGTCCATTGGATTTCCTTACTCCCTCAATGAGGCTCCATGGTCCACTGCAGGGGACCCTCCGATTCCATACCTCACCACCTACGGACAGCTCAGTAACGGAGACCATCATTTTATGCATGATGCTGTTTTTGGGCAGCCTGGGGGCCTGGGGAACAACATCTATCAGCACAGGTTTAATTTTTTCCCTGAAAACCCTGCGTTCTCAGCATGGGGGACAAGTGGGTCTCAAGGTCAGCAGACCCAGAGCTCTGCATATGGGAGCAGCTACACCTACCCCCCGAGCTCCCTGGGTGGCACGGTGGTTGATGGGCAGCCAGGCTTTCACAGCGACACCCTCAGCAAGGCCCCCGGGATGAACAGCCTAGAGCAGGGCATGGTTGGCCTGAAGATTGGGGACGTCAGCTCCTCTGCTGTCAAGACGGTGGGCTCCGTCGTCAGCAGCGTAGCACTGACTGGTGTCCTTTCTGGCAACGGTGGGACAAATGTGAACATGCCAGTTTCAAAGCCGACCTCGTGGGCTGCCATTGCCAGCAAGCCTGCAAAACCACAgcctaaaatgaaaacaaagagcgGGCCTATCATGGGGGGTGCGCTGCCCCCTCCACCCATAAAGCATAACATGGACATTGGCACCTGGGATAACAAGGGGCCAGTGCCGAAGGCCCCAGTCCCCCAGCAGGCGCCCTCTCCACAGGCTGCCCCACAGCCCCAGCAGGTGGCTCAGCCTCTCCCAGCACAGCCCCCACCTTTGGCTCAACCGCAGTATCAGAGCCCTCAGCAGCCACCCCAGACCCGCTGGGTTGCCCCACGCAACAGAAACGCGGCGTTTGGGCAGAGTGGAGGGGCTGGCAGCGATAGCAACTCTCCTGGAAACGTCCAGCCTAATTCTGCCCCCAGCGTCGAATCCCACCCTGTCCTTGAAAAACTGAAGGCTGCTCACAGCTACAACCCTAAAGAGTTTGACTGGAATCTGAAAAGCGGGCGTGTGTTCATCATCAAGAGCTATTCTGAGGACGACATCCACCGCTCCATTAAGTACTCCATCTGGTGTAGCACAGAGCACGGCAACAAACGCCTGGACAGCGCCTTCCGCTGCATGAGCAGCAAGGGTCCCGTCTACCTGCTCTTCAGCGTCAATGGGAGTGGGCATTTTTGTGGGGTGGCCGAGATGAAGTCCCCCGTGGACTACGGCACCAGTGCTGGGGTCTGGTCTCAGGACAAGTGGAAGGGGAAGTTTGATGTCAAGTGGATTTTTGTTAAGGATGTGCCCAATAACCAGCTCCGGCACATCAGACTGGAGAATAACGACAACAAACCGGTCACAAACTCCCGGGACACCCAGGAGGTGCCcttagaaaaagcaaaacaagtgCTGAAAATTATCAGTTCCTACAAGCACACAACCTCCATCTTCGACGACTTTGCTCACTACGAGAAgcgccaggaggaggaggaggtggtgcgCAAG GAACGGCAGAATAGAAACAAACAATGA